The Primulina eburnea isolate SZY01 chromosome 12, ASM2296580v1, whole genome shotgun sequence genome includes the window AAAAATTATAATCTAAAATATGAAAACTTTCCAAGAAATTAGTCATGTCAATATTATTTTCATCAATCCACGgactattaaaaaaaataaaaaatttgacgATAATTCTTATGATAGAAATGGCATAtgatatttgtaaatattatatTCTCAATCAAATTTATTGCCATTTTAGGATGTCTCATCTCCGCATATGGCTCtccgtcctcctcctcctcctccgccACCATGTTCAGCTCGGCGGTGCCGACGTGGGAACAGCCAGCGTGTATTACCAACCGTACACTCGTAAGTTTCACCGATCACAAATCACGAAATCTCTAAATCAGAAATTGATATATGTGTGTCAATCAATCACGGGGGGATTAATATAATGATGCTGCTTTGATTTACGTTTCTTGATGAAACGCGCGCAGCCACGGCATGTTACGGCGATGACTTCTCTCAGTTCCCGACCAGCGGCCTTTTCGCCGCCGTGGGTGAGGGACTGTGGGACAACAGCGCCGCCTGTGGGCGGCAGTATTTGGTGAGATGCATCAGCGCCGTCGATCCGGGGACTTGCATCCCGGGCAGCCAGATACAGATCAAGATCGTGGATCGGGCCGAAACTTCGGTTTCCAGGCCCAGTTTTGATGGAACGGGCCTAGTGTTGTCCAATGTAGCTTTCGAGGCGCTCGCAAACCCCATTCCGTACGTCGACTACTTGAATGTCGAGTTTCTTCAGTAAGTCTTTATTCTGCATGTATTAATCCATTTTTCTTTGTATATTTgtcttttttcaaaattttggttaATTCAATTTCTGTTTTAGTCTCTCATATTTGTTTTTATGCAATTACGTCAGCAACTCAGCGAATTTGAAACATGTATAATAATATCACACCAacaatattttcattaaaaatatatatatataataaagttGCCAATTGAAATGTGACCAATATATAAGTTATGTAACAATTgtgatttttcaattttttttattataaagatATAAATCTggagaaaatatattaaaattagaTATTTTCTATAGATTAAGAAGTGTTTGTTCGAACAGAGAATACTTCatcgagtaggtctcttgtgagatagtctcacgaatctttatctgtgagacaaatCAACTTTatagatattcataataaaaagtaataatcttagaataaaaagtaataatttttcatggatgacccaaataagatatctgtctcacgaaatacaacccgtgagaccgtctcacacaagtttttgtcttcctTGAACGCTCTTACACGAAAGAAAAAGACTTGTTGGTTTTGTTCATCCAACTATTCAAATTAGATTTCTTTATCAGTAATTGTAGTGAAATGATGTTCATAGGGAAAAAAAATTGGTAATTATGTACATCTTTTATTATAATCATCATGGTTTGTAATATATATGTTCTTTGAAATGACATGAAAACAGCAGTTCCAATATTCTTTATATAACCTCATGAA containing:
- the LOC140807589 gene encoding EG45-like domain containing protein, producing the protein MIEMAYDICKYYILNQIYCHFRMSHLRIWLSVLLLLLRHHVQLGGADVGTASVYYQPYTPTACYGDDFSQFPTSGLFAAVGEGLWDNSAACGRQYLVRCISAVDPGTCIPGSQIQIKIVDRAETSVSRPSFDGTGLVLSNVAFEALANPIPYVDYLNVEFLQI